The following is a genomic window from Bacillus paramycoides.
TCACTGCTAATCCGATTGCAACTAATATTTCAGCTGGTGGTCAATGCCTACCGATAGTTTCTGTTGTAACGCCTCTGACACCATTGATTTCTCAATTGGTGTGTAACGGTGGACAAAATGCGGGGCAGGGTTTCACAACTAACAATCAAACTGGCTCAATAAACCTACCTACTGCTTTAAACCAATATAAGCAATATTTGAAACAAGTTATCGAACAGATTGAAAAAGTGGAAACAAATTGTGACAATAATCAAGTAAATTAATGAAAAAAGTTTAATCTCGTTAAATAGAGAACTATAAAAATGCCATAATGCAGCAACCGTTTCACGGTATTCCACCGGGGAACGGTTGTAACCATTATGGATGTAGGAAAGTTATATTAGTACTGTACCTATCGCTTAGTTGAATTGACTGTTGGTCCTTTATTGTTCCAAATTAAAATCCTCACCTATTATAATTACACCATTATATCCCCCTTTCCTTATAAGCAGTTATAATTCTTCAGAGTATGATTGAAGGGAATTCTTTACACACAGCATCAGGTATGATTCGAAGTTAACTTCTCAAACACGGCTAGACATAAATTATTAATGGATTAAAACAAATGGATTTTGAACAGCTCCATGTATTTTGAATGGAGGAAATTTAATTCCTATACTCGAATAAAGTTAAATGAAAAAATGTAAATTTTGGAAATTAGATACTTCTATATAAAGGGAAAAAGCCCTTGTTCTTAATCTATAGGCCGCCACAAATCCACTCATTCAAAAGGAATTGGTCAAGGATATATTATTGTATCTCGTTTAGATAATGCAATATGTTCTAAATTATCAATTTCTAATGTGCTTTGCACAGATACGTGGAGGGCATTTAAACCTTTTGTTAATGAAAAAGCTTTAGGTCATTATCGATATAAATCAGCTTTGCAAGGTATCGGTAAGAGGTCTTTGTGATATTTTTAAAGCAAATAACAATACAACTGTCTGAATTGACCGTTTTTAGGCGTGGCAACCTATTTTTTAACACATTATTTCAGTTGGTTACACTTTAAAGAGCCACTTATGATGAGCTGAGATTATCGAGAATTTTAAGAAGGTATACTTTCAAGCACCTGTTGGATAAACAAAACAAGTCCTACTTTCGTTCTCAAATCATTGACGATAAAATTAATGATGCTGGTAAGGAATAATTAATAGTTATCTAACTATTGTGGAGTTTCAGGTATGTGTTCAAGCAAGAAACTAATATTTTACATATAAAAAGGAAGATAGATGAGGCACTTTGAATATTACTGTTGAGATGCGTAGGATCGTTGAAAATCTAATGGAATTAATAATAAAAAACGTTAGGGTTTAGTTAACACCTAATATAATTTATCGATATTTCCTATAGTAATTTCCCCTTATTTAAAATGAATGACCATCAATAAATTACTAAGATTGGTGGGGAAATTTATTCAATAGATGTTGTTATTGTTTTGGATATTGAAATAAAATGTATTTCAATATCCAAAACAATTTTAAGAAAGAACCGTAACAGGTTCTTTCTAATTATCAACTGTTTTTACAGCTTTTACGGCTTTACTTGCATCAATTCTTCCTAAACCGTATCGATTATTCCATCCTTGTCCATCTGGTGGATTTCTCCTTGCTGCTTTCTTTATAATTTCTCGGATTTGGTCTATGCTGAGATTGATACAATTAGCCTGAGCTTCAGCAAGAACTAATGCAATAACACCTGATACTGCTGGTGCGGCCATACTCGTACCTGACATCTTTGTCACACCATTTAATGTGCCAGAAGCTGCGGCTATTACAGCATGACCCGGTGCGCTAATCTCTGGTTTTTGTCGACCATCACGTGTTGGTCCTGCACTTGAAGATATATAAATAGGAGTATCAGGGACATGTGCATCATAGGCACCGACTACAATACTTTTATGTCCACAAGAGATTGAATCTAAAGTATGCGTATTATTTTGAGGTGAAATAAAGCTAGATTGACCACGAGGAAGATCTCTTTCAATCCAAGCATGAAAAGCACCATGATTTACTCTGGTACCATGGATACGCACTGTCCAAGTACCCGTGGGTATTCCTTTCTCAAGGAAAATACCTATTTCATTGTCATTGTTGTTTGGGTCGCTTTTTCGATTTACCATAAACACCAAGGTGTTTCCTTGATCGTCCAGTACTTTACAATTTTCTCCAAGATTAATCTTGCCGATACTATCTCCTTCAGGATTAATGAGCTCTAAAAGGAACTCATCCTCACCTTTATACCATATTTCAAGCTCATTAAACGTAAAATCTTTATCATTTATTTTCCAGTGAAGATCAAAAGAACCTCTATTAGGTACTAAACCTTCAGCATGAATACCGTGGTTATATGAATTACCAGCCGCAATAACTACGGCACGATTAGGTTTTTCAATTAAAAGACCATCTATCCCCTGTTCAACAAGGGATGTTCCGTCATGTGGACCACCATATGTTCCTAGGCTAATATTAATTACACAAGGCCGCTCTCCAGCCAAATCAAAAATGAATTTTACTCCATCAAGAATCTGTTTAGAGTCTCCAAGCGTTGAATTAACAACTTCTTCCCCTATCCAAGGAATATCGCTAGGATAAGCTTGTACAAACACTATATCTGCATTAGGAGCCACACCGGGGATACCAGTAGCACGCCCATTACCAACGGCAATATCCATTACATGTGTACCATGCCTTGGAGCTTCTGGGTCAAAGGGGATTATAGGATAACCCAAGGTTTTATATGGCTGAGAAGAATTTAACGCACTATTGATTTGATCACTAGTAAAGACTCTCCCATATTCAACTGAACTATCGGTGTTTTTCTCCGCACTCTGATCCCAGATAGCTAGTATCCGTGTTGATTTGTCTTGATTTTGGAAGTTTTGGTGAACAAAATCACAACCATCATCTATTATCCCAACCACTATGTCCTGACCTCCATAATCCTTTGCAGCACCTGGTGGTAGGAGATTGCTTCTTGCAGCAATCTCTTCAATTGTGCTTTTTAACAAAGGTTTTACTGGTCTAACGGCTTTCAAGCTTAACACAACTTGTGACTGTCTTATCTTCTCCATTTCAGTCAATTCAACTTTAGCTGTCACGATTCGACCTGATTTATCTGGTGCCATAGAGATATCATTAGTTTGAAGGACCCCCGGAATAGTGCTCCAAGTATAAAGATCCTTCACCTTTGCGATTACAGATATTTCTTTCTCTGCTGTAGTAATTCCTTGGATATCCATATTCTGCTGACTTTTTGCAATAATCCTTTGTAGTCTTGGATCGAGATTTACTGGAATCTGTTCCTTGGTCTTTTCTAATCGCATAGTTTTCTCCTCTCAGTAGATACAAAATTTTTACATAAATAGTATGGTCATCCCTATGTTTAATATGTAATGTTTTCAATAACTGATTAGTCCTAATTTTGTTGTTATAGAAATTAGGACTAATTTAGCAATTACCTTTTAAGCTATTAATACTGTACCTTCCATAAGATTCCTGTAGTGTGAAGTGCTTCGTATTTTGGAAATATACAATTAAAAATCATAAATAAATTAACAAATAACACCAACAGATATATCTGTTGGTGTTATTTGTTAATTTATTTATGATTGTAAAATTTCTTGTATTTCTTCAATACGTAAATTTGTAAACCTTGCAATATCATCTATTGGCATTCCATTTTTGTGCATACCACGAATAAGTTGCATTTTTCCTTCTTCTATACCTTTTTTAATCCCTTGCTGCTCTGCATGAGCGAACTTTGCGGCCTCGTCCATAAGAGTTTTTTCCCTAGCTTCATACGCTTGTCTGAAAGAAGAATCTTGACTCATACGTTCCCATTTATTCATTGCTTTTTGTAAAATAGGGTCTTGGTTCATCGCAATATCCTCCAATGTTTGGGTTAAATGTTCATCTTCATTCGCTGGTAGAAGTAATAACCAACGAACGAAAGAATCTTCCCAGGGATTTACTTGTTCATTACGCCACTGCTGCATGAGTTTTGGAATCTCTACAATATGAATTTCTATATCATCACTTAATACCTTCTGTTGTTGTTGATTCCATAGAATTCCTGTTGTATGGAATGCCTCGTATTCAGAAAACATAACGAAATTTAACAAATTAATCGTAATTGATTTATGGAGCGAACTATATGGCATTCCTTTTTGAAGTTGGGACGTGTATAGCCTTCCCCAATAATATAAACTTCTCTTAATCATATCATGATTATTATTTAGCTGTATTTCCACATTTACCTTTGTTCCCGTATCTAATGTGGTGGAAATATCTAAAATTGATAATTTATCCTCTTCATGTTCTCGATGCAAGTGTGGGTCTTCTAATTGCAAAGAAACAATAGGGGATTCTAAAGAACCTTGTAATATTGCATTTAAAAACGCAATTAGAATATCTTCATTTCCACTTGTACCAAATAATTGTTTAAAAGCAAAATCAATGCGTAAATTCACTAATTGTTGGTTGTTCATGGGTTTCTCTCTCTCCACCTCATAAGATGTTTTTCTTTCATTGTACATAAAAGAGTGGTACACATGCAAACAAGTTCTTATTTCAACATACATAAGGGTTTTAATAATTTTTAAGGATTTAACAGTGTATATTTTTTTGAACTCCTCCCTATTTTTCGTATTTACGGCACGGAAATTTCAAAGGGTCTGTTATTGAAAGAAT
Proteins encoded in this region:
- a CDS encoding S8 family peptidase translates to MRLEKTKEQIPVNLDPRLQRIIAKSQQNMDIQGITTAEKEISVIAKVKDLYTWSTIPGVLQTNDISMAPDKSGRIVTAKVELTEMEKIRQSQVVLSLKAVRPVKPLLKSTIEEIAARSNLLPPGAAKDYGGQDIVVGIIDDGCDFVHQNFQNQDKSTRILAIWDQSAEKNTDSSVEYGRVFTSDQINSALNSSQPYKTLGYPIIPFDPEAPRHGTHVMDIAVGNGRATGIPGVAPNADIVFVQAYPSDIPWIGEEVVNSTLGDSKQILDGVKFIFDLAGERPCVINISLGTYGGPHDGTSLVEQGIDGLLIEKPNRAVVIAAGNSYNHGIHAEGLVPNRGSFDLHWKINDKDFTFNELEIWYKGEDEFLLELINPEGDSIGKINLGENCKVLDDQGNTLVFMVNRKSDPNNNDNEIGIFLEKGIPTGTWTVRIHGTRVNHGAFHAWIERDLPRGQSSFISPQNNTHTLDSISCGHKSIVVGAYDAHVPDTPIYISSSAGPTRDGRQKPEISAPGHAVIAAASGTLNGVTKMSGTSMAAPAVSGVIALVLAEAQANCINLSIDQIREIIKKAARRNPPDGQGWNNRYGLGRIDASKAVKAVKTVDN
- a CDS encoding Rpn family recombination-promoting nuclease/putative transposase, yielding MNNQQLVNLRIDFAFKQLFGTSGNEDILIAFLNAILQGSLESPIVSLQLEDPHLHREHEEDKLSILDISTTLDTGTKVNVEIQLNNNHDMIKRSLYYWGRLYTSQLQKGMPYSSLHKSITINLLNFVMFSEYEAFHTTGILWNQQQQKVLSDDIEIHIVEIPKLMQQWRNEQVNPWEDSFVRWLLLLPANEDEHLTQTLEDIAMNQDPILQKAMNKWERMSQDSSFRQAYEAREKTLMDEAAKFAHAEQQGIKKGIEEGKMQLIRGMHKNGMPIDDIARFTNLRIEEIQEILQS